One region of Baekduia soli genomic DNA includes:
- a CDS encoding helix-turn-helix domain-containing protein, which yields MASPVLRDTIKKLKDRRAALQKQIRGPLRELAQIEEDLAALGAGLAPARPRRAPASPARRAPRGATLMAVLRAIRNGATTPEEIAARAGLPAATVRRTLSGAAARDRLVTEGPNGLTLTKAGRERMARLEARP from the coding sequence TTGGCCAGCCCCGTCCTGCGCGACACCATCAAGAAGCTGAAGGACCGCCGCGCGGCGCTGCAGAAGCAGATCCGCGGCCCCCTGCGCGAGCTGGCCCAGATCGAGGAGGACCTCGCCGCCCTGGGCGCCGGCCTGGCACCGGCCCGCCCGCGCCGCGCGCCCGCCTCCCCGGCCCGGCGGGCGCCGCGCGGGGCCACGCTGATGGCCGTCCTGCGCGCGATCCGCAACGGCGCCACGACGCCGGAGGAGATCGCCGCCCGGGCCGGCCTGCCGGCGGCCACCGTGCGCCGCACCCTGTCCGGCGCCGCGGCCCGCGACCGCCTGGTCACCGAGGGGCCCAACGGGCTGACGCTCACGAAGGCCGGGCGCGAGCGGATGGCGCGTCTCGAGGCCCGGCCCTAG